One window of Candidatus Caldatribacterium sp. genomic DNA carries:
- a CDS encoding amidophosphoribosyltransferase codes for MHEKCGIFGVYGLENAAEIAYLGLFSLQHRGQEGAGIVASDGRRFREHRGMGLVAEIFDSEGLKKLSGHIALGHVRYSTTGTPSPRNIQPFLGECRFGTLAIAHNGNLTNTLTLWRRLARKGAIFQSTMDTELILHLVAHSAFDGLEDALKEALWQIRGAFSLGIMSPRALFAARDPWGFRPLCLGKLDGGYLVSSESCAFDVLGAEFLREIEPGEMLVIDENGPRSFFYAYSSRKAFCVFELIYFARPDSIVFGNRVYEARKRMGKILARDENCNADMVIPVPDSGLFAALGFAEASGIPLEFALIRNPYVGRTFIQPSQDLRDFAIRLKLNPLRGLIEGKRVIIIEDSIVRGSTSSQRIATLKAAGAKEVHMRVSSPPHRFPCFYGIDFPTRQELLAARMSLEEIQSFLGLDSLRYLTLEGLKESLTPPEDQYCFACFTGEYPVPPEESTGKFVLEEHVVPRR; via the coding sequence ATGCATGAAAAGTGTGGAATTTTTGGGGTTTATGGTCTTGAAAACGCTGCTGAAATTGCTTATCTTGGGCTCTTTTCCCTGCAGCACCGGGGACAGGAGGGTGCAGGAATTGTAGCTTCCGACGGGCGGAGATTTCGGGAGCACCGAGGGATGGGACTCGTTGCCGAAATCTTTGACTCTGAGGGACTTAAAAAACTTTCCGGACACATTGCCCTGGGGCACGTACGGTACTCGACTACCGGAACACCATCACCGAGGAATATCCAGCCATTCCTTGGGGAATGTCGCTTTGGAACGCTTGCCATTGCTCACAACGGGAACTTAACGAATACTCTGACCCTCTGGCGGAGACTTGCAAGGAAAGGAGCAATTTTCCAATCCACCATGGACACGGAGCTCATTCTCCACCTTGTGGCCCACAGTGCGTTCGATGGCCTTGAGGATGCACTGAAGGAGGCTCTTTGGCAGATACGAGGTGCCTTTTCCCTTGGCATCATGTCTCCAAGGGCTCTTTTCGCCGCCAGAGATCCGTGGGGGTTTCGACCCCTGTGTCTGGGGAAGCTCGACGGAGGGTATCTTGTGAGTTCTGAGAGCTGCGCTTTCGATGTTCTTGGGGCGGAATTCCTCCGGGAAATCGAGCCAGGAGAAATGCTCGTTATCGATGAAAACGGTCCCCGGTCCTTCTTCTATGCGTATTCCTCGCGGAAAGCGTTCTGTGTTTTCGAGCTCATCTACTTTGCCCGTCCTGATAGCATTGTTTTCGGAAACCGCGTTTACGAGGCGCGAAAGAGAATGGGAAAAATCCTCGCTCGCGATGAGAATTGCAATGCCGACATGGTCATTCCTGTGCCGGATTCGGGTCTTTTTGCCGCTTTGGGTTTTGCGGAGGCTTCGGGCATACCCCTTGAGTTTGCCCTTATTCGAAACCCCTATGTTGGTCGAACCTTCATCCAGCCTTCTCAAGACCTCCGGGATTTCGCTATTCGGCTCAAACTCAACCCCCTGCGAGGCCTTATTGAGGGAAAACGGGTCATTATCATTGAGGATTCCATTGTCCGGGGAAGCACATCCTCCCAGCGCATTGCTACCCTCAAAGCTGCGGGTGCGAAAGAAGTTCACATGCGGGTGAGCTCTCCACCGCACCGATTCCCCTGCTTCTACGGTATTGACTTCCCAACACGGCAAGAGCTCCTTGCTGCCCGCATGAGTCTTGAGGAAATCCAGAGTTTCCTCGGCCTTGACAGTCTCCGATACCTCACCCTTGAGGGATTAAAGGAAAGCCTCACCCCTCCAGAGGACCAGTACTGCTTTGCCTGTTTCACCGGGGAGTACCCGGTTCCTCCCGAGGAAAGCACCGGAAAATTTGTCCTTGAAGAGCATGTGGTTCCTCGGCGTTGA
- a CDS encoding DUF429 domain-containing protein encodes MWFLGVDLSWGFRKPSWVCVLEGQEKRTLWREFFSFVSLAEWEDCLSSFPFCVVAFDAPLRVSVERGLRKAEKDLLPKLRKRRSGIIPINREIARRRYPALFPFWESVEKNFSLSLANSSCRRRALEVFPPLSVIGFFGEEGLKLYRERHFRELGELFGKTTSPLKIENLKSCLSACLSPPPGRKDRFDAFLCACTALFAVQYGEKALQKFGDRTSFIVSPSWSGEL; translated from the coding sequence ATGTGGTTCCTCGGCGTTGACCTCTCTTGGGGGTTTAGGAAACCTTCGTGGGTGTGCGTTCTTGAGGGGCAAGAGAAGAGAACCCTCTGGAGAGAGTTCTTCTCCTTTGTGAGTCTTGCGGAGTGGGAGGATTGCCTCTCGTCTTTCCCTTTCTGCGTTGTTGCCTTTGACGCTCCCTTGCGGGTTTCTGTGGAGAGGGGGCTCCGGAAGGCGGAGAAAGACTTACTTCCCAAGCTCCGGAAGAGGCGCTCAGGTATTATCCCCATAAATCGCGAGATTGCCCGCAGGCGTTACCCCGCCCTCTTTCCCTTCTGGGAAAGCGTGGAAAAGAATTTTTCTCTTTCCCTTGCCAATTCCTCCTGTCGTCGGCGTGCTCTTGAGGTTTTTCCACCTCTCTCGGTCATCGGGTTCTTCGGAGAAGAGGGTCTCAAGCTCTACAGGGAAAGGCACTTTCGGGAGCTCGGTGAGCTCTTTGGAAAGACTACGTCTCCCCTGAAAATTGAGAACCTCAAGAGTTGCCTTTCTGCCTGTCTCTCTCCGCCTCCCGGAAGAAAGGACCGCTTCGATGCCTTTCTCTGTGCCTGCACGGCACTTTTTGCGGTTCAGTACGGAGAAAAAGCCCTCCAGAAATTTGGGGATCGCACGAGCTTCATTGTTTCTCCTTCGTGGAGTGGAGAGCTCTGA
- a CDS encoding flavodoxin domain-containing protein, whose amino-acid sequence MKAVVLYYTRTGVTEKMAQTIATALRDEGIPTDLYTVDRFPLDTLPSYDLIVIGSPTYYGTMASEVKKFLDESVRFHGDLEGKVGGAFASSANPAGGNETTLLSILEALLIHGMVVKGMSEGSHYGPVAIEDFDKRVEEECKAYARDLARLVRALHSTKEKQ is encoded by the coding sequence ATGAAGGCGGTGGTGCTCTACTACACTCGAACGGGGGTCACGGAAAAAATGGCACAAACTATTGCAACCGCTCTACGCGATGAGGGAATTCCTACAGACCTCTACACCGTGGACCGTTTCCCTCTCGATACCCTTCCTTCTTATGATCTCATTGTCATCGGTTCCCCAACCTACTATGGGACCATGGCTTCAGAGGTGAAGAAATTCCTCGACGAGAGTGTCCGCTTTCACGGGGACCTCGAAGGAAAGGTCGGAGGTGCTTTTGCTTCATCGGCGAATCCTGCGGGAGGCAACGAGACAACTCTCCTGTCCATTCTCGAAGCGCTCCTCATCCACGGGATGGTTGTAAAGGGAATGTCTGAGGGGAGCCACTACGGCCCGGTGGCCATTGAGGATTTTGATAAGCGGGTGGAGGAAGAATGCAAGGCGTACGCCCGAGACCTTGCACGACTCGTCAGAGCTCTCCACTCCACGAAGGAGAAACAATGA